The window TTCGACGTTTGGAGGTAATTTTTAATGAAAATCCTGAATGTGTTAAAAGCCACTGCTTTAGCGGCGATATTATCAATTAGCGGCGCAGCCAACGCTGAACTCGTTAAGTTAATTGATTTTACCGACCTTGCTAATGAACTTGGGGATACTGTTATCCCTGATAACCCCGCAACGTTTGATCTAAGCGCTTTTGCCGAAGGTCTAACCGTAACCATTACTGCAACTCCTGAAGAAAACTATCACTACCTAGATGAAGGCGCAGGCCTTGGTATTTGTGACACCCTAGAAGGTTGTGTCGCCGATCCAAGCGATAACGCTAACGTTGGTGAAGGTTTCATCTTTGAATTTGCATTAGACGGTGTTGCTTTCCTTCCAGAAGGCTTCTCAATTTTGGTCATTGGCCATGATTTTGAAGGCGGCATTATGGAAGGAACCGTGGTTTCAATGAGTGATGGTGGTGAGTTTATGCCAACCAATGATTCGCCAGTTTATACCTGGAGTGAACCAAGTGAATCATTCTCTTTAGTGGTTACTGCGGGTGAGATTTATCTGTCTTCTATCTGGTTTGATGATGGCAGCTTACCACCTCAGGGTATCCCAGAGCCAACTAACATTTTATTGATGTCTTTGGCATTAATTGGCTTAGTTGTGTCTCGCAAAAAATTTAAGTAAGAGTCTTTAAAAGGAATACCATTTTAGGTTGTAGTCAATTTACATTGACACCCAAACACCTCTTGAAAAGAGAATGAAAGCACCTTGCAGGATTGGTATTGTTTTTGATGATTGTGAAAGGTTAAAAAAGCGAAGCATTAGCTTCGCTTTTTTGTTGGTTGGTCTACACAGCGGGGCGCTTTCTCTGGCTCATGATCAGCTTTTTCGTGTATTTGTCACGTGGGTTTTTTAAAACTTGCTCGGTTGCACCGGATTCAACCACTTCGCCATCTCGTAACACAATGATTTTATCGCTCAAGTGTTCGACGATATCCAAATCGTGCGAAATCAGCAGATAGGCCAGTCCCATCTGTTCCTGCAAATCGAGCAGCAAATTCATCATCTGCGCCCTTAGGGAAAGATCTAAGGCGGCAAGTGCCTCATCGAGTATTACCAGCTGTGGCTCAAGAATTATGGCTCTGGCAAGGGAGATTCGTTGCTTTTGACCACCTGAGAACATGTGCGGGTAGAAATGCATATGATCGGCAAGCATTCCAACTTTTTGCAAAGTCTGGCGAATATGTAATGTTCGCTCCTGAGGATCCATGCGGGTATTTAACAACAAAGGTTCTTCCAGTTGCTGTTTGATGGTCAGGCTGGGGTTTAAGGTATTGCCAGCATCCTGAAATATCATTCTTACATGCTGACAACGTTGCTTAAAATTACCGGTTTGTAAATGTTGGCCATTTAAGGTGATTTCGCCGGTTGTGGGGCGGGCAGCACCGACCAAAAGTTTGGCCAATACCGATTTTCCTGAGGCTATACCGCCGATAACCGCGAGTGTTTCTTTCGCTTCAAGCTTAAAGGACAACGGCTTTAAAACCGTATTCCACTCTTTTTTCCACCAGGTTGTATTTACCTTGTAGCGTTTACTAAGGTTGTTAACTTCAATCAGGCTTGGCATTAATAATCATCCTTGTGAGAAAAATGGCAACTAACCTGGTGACCATGAAAAGAACGAATCTGCGGTGCCGTTACACACTTTTTTCGGGCATTTGGGCATCTTGGCCCCAAGCGACAGCCAATCGGTAAGTGCTGTAATACCGGGATTGATCCCGGCAATGTTTCCAGATGCGCCTTTTTTTGCCACTGCAATTGCGGTTTTGGCGTACTGGCGATCAATGCCTTGGTATATGGATGGAATGGCGTTCTGAAAATCTGTGATGTTGTGCCGGCTTCTACAAACTGTCCCGAATACATCACCGTCAGATAGTCTGTCCAGTGACTGATTTTATCCAGCTCATGACTAATTAGCAGAACCGACATGTTTTTTAGCTGGTTTAAGCTTGCTAACAAGCGAAATATTTGCGCTTGATTCGCCGATTCCATAGATGCTGTTGGTTCATCGGCAATAAGCAGTTTTGGCTGGCGTGCTAGTGCCATTGCGATCATTACCCGCTGACAAAGGGTGGTCGTAAGTTGGTGAGGATAGGATTTTGCAACCAGCGTGTGTTTTTTAATGCCGACCTTGTGTAACAACTTGATGGCTGCGATTCGGCGTTGCTGCGCTTTTTGCCAGAAATACCCTGAAAGTTGCTTACTATCTATTGCTTCTTCAATTTGTTCGCCAATGGTGTTGGTAGGATCCAGACAACTCATTGGTTCCTGGAAAATTATTGCGATATCACGGGTGATAATTTTCTTGCGCTCTTCGAGGCTGAGCCTCAATAAATCGGTCCCCTGCCAGTGAAAACGATCCGCTTCTACTTTCCATTTGTCATCTAATACCCCCATGATCGCCTTAGCCAAGAGGGATTTACCGCTGCCGGATTCGCCAACCAAACCTCTGAACTCACCTTCTTTTAGTGACAAACTGACCCGGTCTACCGCCTGAATCGGTTCGGCGACATTCTGTAGGGTGATACTTAGGTTTTTAATGTCCAGTAAGTTCATTAGTTCTCTTTTTGCAGCTTTAATGAATGGCGCAATCCTTCACCAACCAAGTTGGTTACGACTACCGCGATTAAAATTGCCAGCCCCGGTAAATAGGTGGTCCAGGGAGCGGTATAAAATCGATCCAGGCTATTGGCTAGCATCGAGCCCCATTCAGGCAATGCAACAGGAGCACCAAGCCCTAAAAAGCCTAGCGCGGCAATATCGAGAATGGCTGCTGATTGGGCGAGTGTCGCCTGAATAATAATTTTGTCAATAATATTCGGGTATATGGATGTGACTAATACCCTCAGCTCTGATGCACCATCCAAAATGGGGATTAGTACATAGCCTTTTTGCTGTTCTTCCTTGATCGCATTGCGGGTAATGTGAATAAATTGCGGAATTAACACCAGTCCAATTGCCCAGAGCACGTTGGTTAATCCAGGCCCAAGAATGGCGACGATAATAATTGCCAGCAGTAATGATGGCATGGATAACACAACATCAAGAAAATGAGTAAGAAGGCTCGCTTTGAGACCACGGGTTAGGGCGGATATGGAACCAATAACCACCCCAATTACCAAAGCCAGAATAACGACGATGATACTCAATCCGAAGGTTAGCGCGGTACCTTGCACCAGGCGAGACAACATGTCACGTCCCAAATCATCGGTGCCAAGCAAATAACTGATATCGCCATTTTCATTCCAGGCCGGTGGCATTAACAGCATATCGAGATTGTTTTCCATCGCTGAATGCGGGGTAATAAAGGTGCCGAATATTGCTAACAATACTAACAGCACATAGCACCCTAAAGCCCAAATAGCTACGGGCGTAGATTTAAAGGTCAGCCAGAGTTGCTTGATTGGCGACGGAAACTCTTCTTCGAGATAAATCTTATCGCGTGCCATGGCGGGTATACCTTTCTACTGGATTTAAGCCGGCATAAATAAAGTCGGCAAGGATATTGATAAAGAAAGTGAAACTGGCGAGCGCGATTAAGCCTCCCTGGATAGCGGTATAATCCCGCTGGAAAATACTGTCGATTAACCAACTGCCAGCCCCTTGCCAGTCAAAAATAACCTCGGCAATCATCGCTAATGTCATTAAGTTAGCGAACTGTAATCCCATATCACGAATAATTTTTACTAAGGCATTACGAATTCCGTGATGATAAATGATTTTTGTGGTGGATAAGCCTTTGGCTTTTGCCGCTTTGATGTAATTTGAATCCAATACCTCCAGCATTGAGGTACGCGACAGGCGAATAAAGATGGTCATGGGAGCTACCGCAACGGCGATGGCTGGCAGCACCAGGTGTTGCAGGGCATCTGAAAATGCCTGCCAGCGATACGGGGAATCGCTGATTAGGATATCGATAATTTTAAAGCCGGTAACCTGTTCAATTTCAAATAGCAGATTGAGTTGGCCTGATGATGGAAACCAGGGCAGGATAATCGAAAATACCAGAATTAGGATCAGAGACAGCCAGAATACCGGTAGTGAATAACCGACCATCGCCAGAACCAGAATGCTTTTGTCCGCAAGTTTATTATGGAAAATAGCGGCGATAAACCCTAGCGGTATACCGAACAACATGGCCAGAAACAATGCCGCCAGGCTCAGTTCAATGGTGGCGGGTAAATAGGTAACTAGTTCCGAGCTAATCGGGTTTTGGGTGGACATGGAAACGCCCAGATTTCCGTTGAACAGCTCTCTTAAGTACGCAAGGTACTGAAAGAATACCGATTGGTCCATGCGATAAACCTGCTCATATTCCGCAAGTTGTGCTTCGTTGGCATTGACCAGACCGGTGATGTTAACGATCGGCGAACCCGGGAAGAAGTAGTTCAGGCTAAAGGCTACCAGGGTTAGCATTAGCAACGTAAAAAACAGCAGGTTGAGGCGGCGCAGGGCAAAATTCATCATTGCTCTTCACCTTCTTTTGGCTGCTTACTGGCATCGGCAAAACTGATGCCACCAAATGGCGCCAGAATATTCCCTTGTACGGTCTCAATTTTAGCCTGTGCCCTTTTCGCATGGGCAATGGTTAATAGCGGCAGCTCTTCAGCAAGCAACTCCTGAGCCTGTAAGTAAAACTGACGACGTTTGCGGTTATCTCGGGTTAACAGGGCTTTAGCAAGCAATTCATCAAATTCCTGGTTACACCAAAAACTACGATTACTACCAGAGCGAGCACTGGAGCAACTCAACAATGGCGAAAAGAAGTTGTCAGGATCGGGATGATCTGCGGCCCAGCCGATTAGTACCGATTGATGTTCTCCATCGGCTAATTTTCTTAAAAAGGTTGCCCACTCATAAGTAATGATATTGACATTGATGCCGACTTTCGCGAGATCTGAGCGGATAAGCTTTGCCATTTTCATGGCATTAGGGTTATAGGCGCGTTGTACCGGCATTGCCCAAAGATCCAGGGTAAAGCCCTGGCTGAGTCCGGCATCGTCGAGCAGTCCTCTGGCTTGTTCGGGCGAGTAGGGTAATAGTTCACTGGGTTTTTGATATGCCCAGGAAGCGCTAGGCAAGAGTGAATGAGCAATCTCAGCCTGGTCATAATACACGGCATTGATTATCGCCTGGCGGTTTATCGCTAAAGATACCGCTTTTCGAACTACCGGATTATCGAATGGTGGCTTGGCGGTATTAAACGCCATAAATGCCACATTAAATGAGGTGACTTCTTCTAACCGTAAATCATCGCGGCTGCGTATTTCCTGTGGTGCGATTGGGTACGAAATAACATCGCATTCATGGGTCAATAGTTTGGTCAGGCGGCCAGTGTTATTCGGGGTAATGTTGTAGATTAACTTTTCGATTGCTACGTCATGAGCCCAGTAATTGTCATTACGTTGAAAACGAATCAAAGCGTTACTGCGATATTCTCGATACATGAACGGACCGGTGCCGATTGGCAGTGAATCTAACATAGGTAGCATGCCAGGGTAATCTTCGGCGAGTAGCTGGTCGGCGTATTCTTTGGAGAGTATCACCGCAAACGGGGCGCCAACATTCGATAAAAATGACGAATTTGGTCGGGTCAGTTTAAAGCGAACCGTGTAGTCATCTATCTTTTCGATATCCCCAACAAGCTGTGAGAAATTAA is drawn from Thalassotalea sp. PS06 and contains these coding sequences:
- a CDS encoding oligopeptide/dipeptide ABC transporter ATP-binding protein: MNLLDIKNLSITLQNVAEPIQAVDRVSLSLKEGEFRGLVGESGSGKSLLAKAIMGVLDDKWKVEADRFHWQGTDLLRLSLEERKKIITRDIAIIFQEPMSCLDPTNTIGEQIEEAIDSKQLSGYFWQKAQQRRIAAIKLLHKVGIKKHTLVAKSYPHQLTTTLCQRVMIAMALARQPKLLIADEPTASMESANQAQIFRLLASLNQLKNMSVLLISHELDKISHWTDYLTVMYSGQFVEAGTTSQIFRTPFHPYTKALIASTPKPQLQWQKKAHLETLPGSIPVLQHLPIGCRLGPRCPNARKKCVTAPQIRSFHGHQVSCHFSHKDDY
- a CDS encoding ABC transporter substrate-binding protein, which encodes MSHNLLTIRSAGFMVLMIVLISACEPVDYEKSIFADGLVYCSEGSPTSFNPQLVTSGTTIDATTRQLYNRLIEFNPDNYQLEASLARSWHVTNDGTMVTFYLRKDVQFHDTRYFTPTRNLNADDVIFSFQRILDKDNPFHKSVRGNFPFFQSINFSQLVGDIEKIDDYTVRFKLTRPNSSFLSNVGAPFAVILSKEYADQLLAEDYPGMLPMLDSLPIGTGPFMYREYRSNALIRFQRNDNYWAHDVAIEKLIYNITPNNTGRLTKLLTHECDVISYPIAPQEIRSRDDLRLEEVTSFNVAFMAFNTAKPPFDNPVVRKAVSLAINRQAIINAVYYDQAEIAHSLLPSASWAYQKPSELLPYSPEQARGLLDDAGLSQGFTLDLWAMPVQRAYNPNAMKMAKLIRSDLAKVGINVNIITYEWATFLRKLADGEHQSVLIGWAADHPDPDNFFSPLLSCSSARSGSNRSFWCNQEFDELLAKALLTRDNRKRRQFYLQAQELLAEELPLLTIAHAKRAQAKIETVQGNILAPFGGISFADASKQPKEGEEQ
- a CDS encoding ABC transporter permease subunit, with the translated sequence MARDKIYLEEEFPSPIKQLWLTFKSTPVAIWALGCYVLLVLLAIFGTFITPHSAMENNLDMLLMPPAWNENGDISYLLGTDDLGRDMLSRLVQGTALTFGLSIIVVILALVIGVVIGSISALTRGLKASLLTHFLDVVLSMPSLLLAIIIVAILGPGLTNVLWAIGLVLIPQFIHITRNAIKEEQQKGYVLIPILDGASELRVLVTSIYPNIIDKIIIQATLAQSAAILDIAALGFLGLGAPVALPEWGSMLANSLDRFYTAPWTTYLPGLAILIAVVVTNLVGEGLRHSLKLQKEN
- a CDS encoding PEP-CTERM sorting domain-containing protein (PEP-CTERM proteins occur, often in large numbers, in the proteomes of bacteria that also encode an exosortase, a predicted intramembrane cysteine proteinase. The presence of a PEP-CTERM domain at a protein's C-terminus predicts cleavage within the sorting domain, followed by covalent anchoring to some some component of the (usually Gram-negative) cell surface. Many PEP-CTERM proteins exhibit an unusual sequence composition that includes large numbers of potential glycosylation sites. Expression of one such protein has been shown restore the ability of a bacterium to form floc, a type of biofilm.); the protein is MKILNVLKATALAAILSISGAANAELVKLIDFTDLANELGDTVIPDNPATFDLSAFAEGLTVTITATPEENYHYLDEGAGLGICDTLEGCVADPSDNANVGEGFIFEFALDGVAFLPEGFSILVIGHDFEGGIMEGTVVSMSDGGEFMPTNDSPVYTWSEPSESFSLVVTAGEIYLSSIWFDDGSLPPQGIPEPTNILLMSLALIGLVVSRKKFK
- a CDS encoding ATP-binding cassette domain-containing protein yields the protein MPSLIEVNNLSKRYKVNTTWWKKEWNTVLKPLSFKLEAKETLAVIGGIASGKSVLAKLLVGAARPTTGEITLNGQHLQTGNFKQRCQHVRMIFQDAGNTLNPSLTIKQQLEEPLLLNTRMDPQERTLHIRQTLQKVGMLADHMHFYPHMFSGGQKQRISLARAIILEPQLVILDEALAALDLSLRAQMMNLLLDLQEQMGLAYLLISHDLDIVEHLSDKIIVLRDGEVVESGATEQVLKNPRDKYTKKLIMSQRKRPAV
- a CDS encoding ABC transporter permease, which gives rise to MMNFALRRLNLLFFTLLMLTLVAFSLNYFFPGSPIVNITGLVNANEAQLAEYEQVYRMDQSVFFQYLAYLRELFNGNLGVSMSTQNPISSELVTYLPATIELSLAALFLAMLFGIPLGFIAAIFHNKLADKSILVLAMVGYSLPVFWLSLILILVFSIILPWFPSSGQLNLLFEIEQVTGFKIIDILISDSPYRWQAFSDALQHLVLPAIAVAVAPMTIFIRLSRTSMLEVLDSNYIKAAKAKGLSTTKIIYHHGIRNALVKIIRDMGLQFANLMTLAMIAEVIFDWQGAGSWLIDSIFQRDYTAIQGGLIALASFTFFINILADFIYAGLNPVERYTRHGTR